In one window of Posidoniimonas corsicana DNA:
- the argF gene encoding ornithine carbamoyltransferase, whose amino-acid sequence MRHLVALSDLSSSEIEAILAIAADLKSKFVRGVREPLFPGRMMALLFEKQSLRTRVSFESCMTHLGGGSMMLGADAGFGKRESIEDFTRVLSAMVDVIVVRAKSHSTVEDVAAHSTCPVVNGLTDLDHPCQALADLLTVRERFGGLKGKKITWVGDGNNVARSLAVGCAKTGAEFAIATPTGYELAREFVDQLRADCPDAAITETTDPREAVDGCAAIYTDVWASMGQEAEEEQRKRDFADYQVNAKLMGAAPSDAIFLHCLPAKRGQEVTDEVMDSPQSLVVEQAANRLHAQKGVLAWLLGEPA is encoded by the coding sequence ATGCGACACCTGGTTGCCCTGAGTGATCTGTCGAGCAGCGAGATCGAGGCGATCCTCGCCATCGCCGCGGACCTGAAGTCGAAGTTCGTCAGGGGGGTCCGCGAGCCGCTGTTCCCCGGCCGGATGATGGCGCTGCTGTTCGAGAAGCAGTCGCTGCGGACCCGCGTCAGCTTCGAGTCCTGCATGACCCACCTGGGCGGCGGCAGCATGATGCTGGGGGCCGACGCCGGGTTCGGCAAACGCGAGAGCATCGAAGACTTCACCCGCGTGCTCAGCGCCATGGTCGACGTGATCGTTGTGCGGGCGAAGAGCCACAGCACGGTGGAGGACGTCGCCGCGCACTCGACCTGCCCGGTGGTGAACGGCCTGACCGACCTCGACCACCCCTGCCAGGCGCTGGCCGACCTGCTGACCGTCCGCGAGCGGTTCGGCGGACTCAAGGGCAAGAAGATCACCTGGGTGGGCGACGGCAACAACGTGGCGCGGAGCCTGGCGGTGGGCTGCGCGAAGACCGGCGCCGAGTTCGCCATCGCGACCCCCACGGGCTACGAGCTCGCCAGGGAGTTCGTCGACCAGCTGCGGGCCGACTGCCCCGACGCCGCAATCACCGAGACGACCGACCCCCGCGAGGCCGTCGACGGGTGCGCCGCCATCTACACCGACGTGTGGGCCAGCATGGGGCAGGAGGCCGAGGAGGAGCAGCGCAAACGCGACTTCGCCGACTACCAGGTGAACGCGAAGCTGATGGGCGCGGCGCCGTCCGACGCGATCTTCCTGCACTGCCTGCCCGCCAAGCGGGGGCAGGAGGTCACCGACGAGGTGATGGACTCGCCGCAGAGCCTGGTGGTCGAGCAGGCCGCCAACCGGCTGCACGCGCAGAAGGGCGTGTTGGCTTGGCTGCTAGGCGAGCCGGCTTAG
- a CDS encoding tetratricopeptide repeat protein, with amino-acid sequence MPTKTELYNEADKLKDAGDLDGAAAKLQEILADDADYALAHSALAVVLQRSGKHAEAIEHAKKVCELEPSDPFSFTALSVTYQRAYAGTDEMSYIPLAEEAMERSRQLQMGH; translated from the coding sequence ATGCCGACCAAGACCGAACTGTACAACGAAGCCGACAAGCTCAAGGACGCCGGGGACCTGGACGGCGCGGCGGCCAAGCTGCAGGAGATCCTGGCCGACGACGCCGATTACGCCCTGGCGCACTCCGCCCTGGCGGTCGTGCTGCAGCGGTCCGGCAAGCACGCCGAGGCGATCGAGCACGCCAAGAAGGTCTGCGAGCTGGAGCCGAGCGACCCCTTCAGCTTCACCGCCCTGTCGGTCACCTACCAGCGGGCCTACGCCGGCACCGACGAGATGAGCTACATCCCGCTGGCGGAAGAGGCCATGGAACGCAGCCGCCAGCTGCAGATGGGCCACTGA
- the argB gene encoding acetylglutamate kinase: MQAAIEKADTLIEAMGWIREFRDKVTVIKLGGSVMEDEDALRHLLVDIVFMETVGMRPIVVHGGGAAISRAMAEAGIEPNFVQGRRYTDDATLAIVEKVLAGQINESIAEQIEAFGGRAMPLNFVGESDNNVLFGERITLDGEDGQPVDLGHVGQVTRVDRDIIDNLCYAGQVPVIPSMCVDEAGNKYNVNADTAAMAVAQAVGAEKLVFLSDVNGVRQDKDDPDSLIHTLNAQKARELISSGVIASGMIPKVEACLATLEKGVRKIHIIDGRLRHSLLLEVYTNTGVGTEIIGEPAAAV; this comes from the coding sequence ATGCAAGCAGCGATCGAAAAGGCCGACACCCTGATCGAGGCGATGGGCTGGATCCGCGAGTTCCGCGACAAGGTCACCGTGATCAAGCTCGGCGGCAGCGTCATGGAGGACGAGGACGCGCTGCGGCACCTGCTGGTGGACATCGTGTTCATGGAAACGGTCGGCATGCGGCCGATCGTCGTGCACGGCGGCGGCGCCGCGATCAGCCGCGCCATGGCCGAGGCGGGCATCGAGCCCAACTTTGTGCAGGGCCGCCGCTACACGGACGACGCCACGCTGGCCATCGTCGAGAAGGTGTTGGCGGGCCAGATCAACGAGTCGATCGCCGAGCAGATCGAGGCCTTCGGCGGCCGCGCGATGCCGCTCAACTTTGTCGGCGAGTCGGACAACAACGTGCTGTTCGGCGAGCGGATCACGCTCGACGGCGAGGACGGGCAGCCGGTCGACCTGGGCCACGTCGGCCAGGTGACCCGCGTCGACCGCGACATCATCGACAACCTGTGCTACGCCGGCCAGGTGCCGGTGATCCCATCGATGTGCGTCGACGAAGCCGGGAACAAGTACAACGTCAACGCCGACACGGCCGCCATGGCGGTCGCCCAGGCGGTGGGCGCCGAGAAGCTGGTCTTCCTGAGCGACGTGAACGGCGTCCGCCAGGACAAGGACGACCCCGACTCGCTGATCCACACGCTCAACGCCCAGAAGGCCCGCGAGCTGATCTCCAGCGGCGTGATCGCCAGCGGCATGATCCCCAAGGTCGAGGCCTGCCTGGCCACCCTGGAGAAGGGCGTCCGCAAGATCCACATCATCGACGGCCGCCTGCGGCACTCGCTGCTGCTGGAGGTCTACACGAACACGGGCGTGGGGACCGAAATAATCGGCGAACCGGCGGCGGCAGTTTAG
- a CDS encoding aspartate aminotransferase family protein translates to MSEQTAALFDEAVIPNYGRYPVCLERGEGSRVWDDQGRAYLDLFPGWGCNLLGHCPPKVVKAVQDQVAKLIHVPNTWYTEAQGRWAKMLSERSFGGKAFFCNSGAEANEAAIKLIRLHTPAERYKIITFQGGFHGRTIGAVTATAQPKYHEGLGPLMAGFTYAPFGDLDAVRELVDDETAGILIEPIQGEGGVRIPPEGFLQGLREIADENGLVLAFDEVQAGCGRTGEWFAYQHASLGDGGVTPDVITLAKSLCGGVAGGALLTTAEIAPSLRPGMHASTFGGNPIAAAAGIATIETIEEENLLGRASQISDAFAARLQPLVDKLPYVEELRACGLMIGLELSVDGSQVVQQCMERGLLINCTQGTVIRLLPAMTLTDAEVQEGCDILVNVIENLEL, encoded by the coding sequence ATGTCCGAGCAAACCGCCGCCCTCTTCGACGAGGCGGTCATCCCCAACTACGGCCGGTACCCGGTCTGTTTGGAGCGTGGCGAGGGGAGCCGCGTGTGGGACGATCAGGGCCGCGCCTACCTGGACTTGTTCCCCGGTTGGGGGTGCAACCTCCTGGGGCACTGCCCGCCGAAGGTCGTGAAGGCGGTTCAGGACCAGGTCGCCAAGCTGATCCACGTGCCCAACACCTGGTACACCGAGGCCCAGGGCCGCTGGGCGAAGATGCTCAGCGAGCGGAGCTTCGGCGGCAAGGCGTTCTTCTGTAACTCCGGCGCCGAGGCCAACGAGGCGGCCATCAAGCTGATCCGCCTGCACACGCCGGCCGAGCGGTACAAGATCATCACCTTCCAGGGCGGCTTCCACGGCCGCACCATCGGCGCCGTCACGGCGACCGCGCAGCCCAAGTACCACGAGGGCCTGGGCCCGCTGATGGCCGGCTTCACCTACGCCCCGTTCGGCGACCTCGACGCCGTCCGCGAACTGGTCGACGACGAGACCGCCGGCATCTTGATCGAGCCGATCCAGGGCGAGGGCGGCGTGCGGATCCCGCCCGAGGGCTTCCTGCAGGGCCTGCGGGAGATCGCCGACGAGAACGGCCTGGTGCTGGCGTTCGACGAGGTGCAGGCCGGCTGCGGCCGCACCGGCGAGTGGTTCGCCTACCAGCACGCGTCACTGGGGGACGGGGGCGTTACGCCGGACGTGATCACGTTGGCCAAGAGCCTGTGCGGCGGGGTCGCCGGCGGCGCCCTGCTGACCACGGCCGAGATCGCCCCCAGCCTGCGGCCCGGCATGCACGCGTCGACGTTCGGCGGCAACCCCATCGCTGCGGCGGCCGGCATCGCCACGATCGAGACCATCGAGGAAGAAAACCTGCTGGGCCGCGCCAGTCAGATCAGCGACGCCTTCGCCGCCCGCCTGCAGCCGCTGGTCGACAAGCTGCCGTACGTCGAGGAGCTGCGGGCGTGCGGCCTGATGATCGGCCTGGAGCTGTCGGTCGACGGGTCCCAGGTCGTGCAGCAGTGCATGGAACGCGGCCTGCTCATCAACTGCACCCAGGGCACGGTCATCCGGCTGCTGCCGGCCATGACCCTCACCGACGCCGAGGTCCAGGAAGGGTGCGACATCCTTGTCAACGTGATCGAGAATCTTGAGCTGTGA
- the aroE gene encoding shikimate dehydrogenase — MQELNFKQELTGCFGQPIAENPSQAMVEAAYRHHGLDWRYLTIEVGAAGLADAVRGARAMGFRGFNCTIPHKVAVIEHLDGLAESASVIQAVNCVVRDGDRLIGENTDGKGFLSSLGRIESPAGKRVVVFGAGGAARAICVELALAGAARVTIVNRTVAKAEVIAKTIRENTAADAVATEWQGDYRLPPETDIVVNSTSIGLFPDVDARLAIDFDTLTPSMVVADVIINPPRTHLINTAEQRGCRVIDGLGMLVEQGVVGIQLWSGVEADPGVMRRELEAIFG; from the coding sequence ATGCAGGAACTCAACTTCAAGCAGGAGCTGACCGGCTGCTTCGGCCAGCCGATCGCCGAGAACCCGAGCCAGGCGATGGTCGAAGCCGCCTACCGGCATCACGGCCTCGACTGGCGTTACCTGACCATCGAGGTCGGCGCCGCCGGCCTGGCGGACGCGGTCCGCGGCGCCCGGGCGATGGGCTTCCGCGGGTTCAACTGCACGATCCCCCACAAGGTCGCGGTGATCGAACACCTGGACGGGCTGGCCGAGTCCGCATCGGTCATCCAGGCGGTCAACTGCGTGGTGCGTGACGGCGACCGGCTGATCGGCGAGAACACCGACGGCAAGGGCTTCCTCAGCTCGCTGGGCCGGATCGAGAGCCCGGCCGGCAAGCGGGTGGTGGTGTTCGGAGCGGGCGGCGCCGCCCGCGCAATCTGCGTGGAGCTCGCGCTGGCGGGAGCGGCGCGGGTGACGATCGTCAACCGCACGGTCGCCAAGGCGGAAGTGATCGCCAAGACCATCCGCGAGAACACCGCGGCGGACGCGGTCGCAACCGAGTGGCAGGGCGACTACCGCCTGCCGCCGGAGACGGACATCGTCGTCAACTCCACGTCGATCGGCCTGTTCCCGGATGTCGACGCCCGGCTGGCGATCGACTTCGATACGCTGACCCCCTCGATGGTGGTGGCCGACGTCATCATCAACCCGCCGCGCACGCACCTGATCAACACCGCCGAGCAGCGGGGCTGCCGCGTGATCGACGGGCTGGGGATGCTCGTCGAGCAGGGCGTAGTGGGGATCCAACTCTGGTCGGGCGTCGAGGCCGACCCCGGCGTGATGCGGCGGGAGCTCGAGGCGATCTTTGGCTGA
- a CDS encoding GxxExxY protein, which yields MHADRLNGISGEIVDAALVVHREVGPGLLESVYEVVLAHELKQRGLEVRRQVPVPIEFRGIRFDEGYRLDLIVEDSVIVEIKSTEAITGVHKKQLLTYLKLMKKPLGLLLNFNTELMKDGISRIANNLPEN from the coding sequence GTGCATGCTGATCGACTCAATGGAATTAGCGGAGAAATCGTTGACGCGGCGCTAGTAGTACATCGTGAGGTCGGGCCGGGGCTGCTTGAGTCGGTGTACGAGGTAGTTCTTGCCCATGAACTCAAGCAGCGCGGACTCGAAGTGCGGCGGCAGGTTCCCGTTCCCATCGAGTTTCGCGGGATCAGGTTTGACGAGGGATATCGGCTCGATCTGATCGTTGAAGACTCCGTGATTGTCGAGATCAAGTCCACCGAAGCGATCACCGGGGTCCATAAGAAGCAGCTCCTCACCTACTTGAAGCTCATGAAGAAGCCTCTCGGTTTGCTCCTGAACTTCAATACGGAATTGATGAAAGACGGCATTTCAAGAATTGCGAACAACTTACCTGAGAACTAA